In the Gossypium raimondii isolate GPD5lz chromosome 9, ASM2569854v1, whole genome shotgun sequence genome, one interval contains:
- the LOC105798253 gene encoding probable polygalacturonase At1g80170 isoform X1, producing MATSKILLLLLLIQCIVFIGSSRQLKNTNINIDNTFNVINFGAIGDGQKDDSKMFKHAWDAACDSSAPSPTFLVPRGKTYLLQPLTFNGKHCNSNNITLQVDGRIIAPTKPSAWECETNCNHWIGFENFDGLHIQGSGTINGQGDKWWKLSCKDNEKSCQHRKPTGFMIGHSKNVDIKGLTFEDSPQMHIAFESSTLIHATELTIRAPGHSPNTDGIHIQRSTNVSIDNSTIQTGDDCISIGNESKYINISNIECGPGHGISIGSLGIMGKTEEVEFVHVRNVTFHGTTNGVRIKTWQGGHGHARNIKFEDITSHSSTRPTVIDQYYCPHKQCKNQTSAVEISNIAYENINGTSPKEIAVQLSFSESVPCKNITMKDINLIYEKHKDKTSSYCLNARGLRNGSIQVYLVYKKKIIFRLFFFINKFIVYCL from the exons ATGGCAACTTCGAAAATCTTGTTGTTACTTCTTTTGATCCAATGCATTGTATTCATTGGCTCTTCTCGTCAGTTGAAGAACACCAACATAAATATCGACAATACATTTAATGTGATTAACTTTGGAGCTATTGGAGATGGACAGAAAGATGATTCTAag ATGTTTAAGCATGCCTGGGATGCTGCTTGTGATTCTTCAGCTCCATCACCGACCTTTCTTGTACCTCGAGGGAAGACGTATCTGCTGCAACCTTTAACTTTCAATGGCAAACATTGCAACTCTAATAACATTACTTTGCAG GTTGATGGGAGAATCATAGCCCCAACCAAACCTTCTGCTTGGGAGTGTGAAACAAATTGTAACCATTGGATTGGCTTTGAAAATTTCGATGGTCTGCACATTCAAGGATCTGGTACCATCAATGGCCAGGGAGATAAATGGTGGAAACTTTCTTGCAAAGATAACGAAAAG TCCTGTCAACATCGGAAACCAACG GGATTCATGATAGGACACTCCAAGAATGTAGATATCAAAGGTTTAACCTTTGAAGACAGTCCACAAATGCACATTGCATTCGAAAGCTCTACTTTGATTCATGCCACTGAACTTACAATCCGAGCTCCGGGACACAGTCCCAACACTGACGGAATTCACATCCAACGTTCCACCAATGTCTCTATAGATAATTCAACCATTCAAACCG GTGATGATTGCATATCAATTGGCAATGAATCTAAATACATTAACATTAGTAACATCGAATGCGGTCCAGGTCACGGAATAAG CATTGGGAGCCTTGGAATTATGGGAAAAACTGAGGAAGTTGAATTTGTTCATGTAAGAAATGTTACATTCCATGGAACAACTAATGGAGTTAGAATCAAAACTTGGCAG GGAGGACACGGTCATGCGAGGAACATTAAATTTGAAGATATAACTTCCCATTCTTCGACTCGACCTACTGTTATCGATCAGTATTATTGCCCCCATAAACAATGCAAGAACCAA ACATCAGCTGTGGAGATCAGCAATATAGCTTATGAAAATATCAACGGCACATCACCTAAAGAAATAGCAGTGCAGCTTTCATTCAGTGAGTCTGTTCCATGCAAAAATATCACCATGAAAGACATTAACTTGATATACGAGAAGCATAAAGACAAAACGTCATCGTATTGTCTTAATGCCCGTGGCTTGAGAAACGGGTCCATCCAAGTGTATCTTGTTTACAAGAAGAAgataatttttaggctttttttctttattaataaGTTCATAGTATATTGTTTATAA
- the LOC105798253 gene encoding probable polygalacturonase At1g80170 isoform X2: MFKHAWDAACDSSAPSPTFLVPRGKTYLLQPLTFNGKHCNSNNITLQVDGRIIAPTKPSAWECETNCNHWIGFENFDGLHIQGSGTINGQGDKWWKLSCKDNEKSCQHRKPTGFMIGHSKNVDIKGLTFEDSPQMHIAFESSTLIHATELTIRAPGHSPNTDGIHIQRSTNVSIDNSTIQTGDDCISIGNESKYINISNIECGPGHGISIGSLGIMGKTEEVEFVHVRNVTFHGTTNGVRIKTWQGGHGHARNIKFEDITSHSSTRPTVIDQYYCPHKQCKNQTSAVEISNIAYENINGTSPKEIAVQLSFSESVPCKNITMKDINLIYEKHKDKTSSYCLNARGLRNGSIQVYLVYKKKIIFRLFFFINKFIVYCL; the protein is encoded by the exons ATGTTTAAGCATGCCTGGGATGCTGCTTGTGATTCTTCAGCTCCATCACCGACCTTTCTTGTACCTCGAGGGAAGACGTATCTGCTGCAACCTTTAACTTTCAATGGCAAACATTGCAACTCTAATAACATTACTTTGCAG GTTGATGGGAGAATCATAGCCCCAACCAAACCTTCTGCTTGGGAGTGTGAAACAAATTGTAACCATTGGATTGGCTTTGAAAATTTCGATGGTCTGCACATTCAAGGATCTGGTACCATCAATGGCCAGGGAGATAAATGGTGGAAACTTTCTTGCAAAGATAACGAAAAG TCCTGTCAACATCGGAAACCAACG GGATTCATGATAGGACACTCCAAGAATGTAGATATCAAAGGTTTAACCTTTGAAGACAGTCCACAAATGCACATTGCATTCGAAAGCTCTACTTTGATTCATGCCACTGAACTTACAATCCGAGCTCCGGGACACAGTCCCAACACTGACGGAATTCACATCCAACGTTCCACCAATGTCTCTATAGATAATTCAACCATTCAAACCG GTGATGATTGCATATCAATTGGCAATGAATCTAAATACATTAACATTAGTAACATCGAATGCGGTCCAGGTCACGGAATAAG CATTGGGAGCCTTGGAATTATGGGAAAAACTGAGGAAGTTGAATTTGTTCATGTAAGAAATGTTACATTCCATGGAACAACTAATGGAGTTAGAATCAAAACTTGGCAG GGAGGACACGGTCATGCGAGGAACATTAAATTTGAAGATATAACTTCCCATTCTTCGACTCGACCTACTGTTATCGATCAGTATTATTGCCCCCATAAACAATGCAAGAACCAA ACATCAGCTGTGGAGATCAGCAATATAGCTTATGAAAATATCAACGGCACATCACCTAAAGAAATAGCAGTGCAGCTTTCATTCAGTGAGTCTGTTCCATGCAAAAATATCACCATGAAAGACATTAACTTGATATACGAGAAGCATAAAGACAAAACGTCATCGTATTGTCTTAATGCCCGTGGCTTGAGAAACGGGTCCATCCAAGTGTATCTTGTTTACAAGAAGAAgataatttttaggctttttttctttattaataaGTTCATAGTATATTGTTTATAA